One part of the Gemmatimonadota bacterium genome encodes these proteins:
- a CDS encoding response regulator — MSPDRFADGVLLEVNEGFVELTGRSRDEVLGRSAVELKLWPTPADREAMVRAISRDGTLTDFAVALVRPDGAVRETRLAGRLVDIDGMRCVLMIIRDVTEQRKLERRLTGAARLESIGRLAGGIAHDFNNLITAISGYGHLLEERVADQPDALADVQEIVRSSARAADLTSQLLAFARRQVVQPRVVDVNALILDANRRLRQLVGDSVALSIRLSPDPAPILIDPTQGDQLLTNLAVNARDAMPEGGTLTIQALAIRDEVHLTFRDTGQGIAPEVLAHLFEPFFTTKPAGQGTGLGLATCYGIMEQAGGRIEVQSTVGEGALFRLVFPRAAAEAESAATAAAAEKRAAGGATILVAEDEAQVRKLVDRVLTQLGYVVLSAASGAEALALDASHGGTIDMLLTDMVMPGMGGGELSRRIRERHPQMKVLLMSGYSEELVAAEHGDVPFLPKPFTPEELATKVREVLGG, encoded by the coding sequence GTGTCGCCTGACCGCTTCGCCGATGGCGTGCTGCTCGAAGTCAACGAGGGCTTTGTTGAGCTCACGGGGCGGAGTCGGGACGAGGTCCTCGGGCGCTCGGCCGTGGAGCTGAAGCTCTGGCCGACGCCGGCCGACCGCGAGGCGATGGTGCGGGCCATTTCGCGCGACGGCACGCTGACGGATTTCGCCGTCGCGCTGGTGCGTCCCGATGGCGCGGTCCGCGAGACCCGTCTGGCGGGTCGGCTCGTTGACATCGACGGGATGCGTTGCGTCCTGATGATCATCCGCGACGTGACGGAGCAGCGGAAGCTCGAACGGCGGCTGACCGGGGCGGCACGGCTCGAGTCGATCGGCCGACTGGCCGGCGGGATCGCGCACGACTTCAACAACCTGATCACCGCGATCTCCGGCTACGGCCACCTCCTCGAGGAGCGCGTGGCTGATCAACCCGACGCGCTGGCCGACGTGCAGGAGATCGTTCGTTCCTCGGCCCGCGCGGCGGACCTCACCTCGCAGTTGCTGGCGTTCGCGCGTCGTCAGGTGGTCCAGCCGCGCGTGGTGGACGTCAACGCGCTGATTCTCGACGCGAATCGCCGCTTGCGGCAGCTGGTGGGCGACAGTGTCGCACTCAGCATTCGCCTCTCTCCGGACCCGGCCCCCATCCTCATCGACCCGACGCAGGGCGATCAGTTGCTGACCAACTTGGCGGTCAACGCGCGGGATGCGATGCCCGAGGGCGGCACGCTCACCATCCAGGCGTTGGCCATTCGCGATGAGGTGCACCTGACCTTCCGCGATACCGGCCAGGGCATCGCGCCGGAAGTGCTGGCGCACCTCTTCGAGCCGTTCTTCACGACGAAGCCGGCGGGGCAGGGCACCGGCCTCGGCCTGGCGACCTGTTACGGCATCATGGAGCAGGCGGGCGGGCGGATCGAGGTGCAGTCGACGGTCGGGGAGGGGGCGTTGTTCCGGCTGGTCTTCCCGCGGGCGGCGGCGGAAGCCGAGTCGGCGGCCACTGCAGCTGCGGCGGAGAAGCGGGCGGCTGGTGGCGCGACGATCCTGGTCGCGGAGGATGAGGCGCAGGTGCGAAAGCTCGTCGATCGGGTGCTGACGCAGCTCGGGTATGTCGTGCTCAGTGCGGCGAGCGGGGCGGAGGCGCTGGCCCTGGATGCAAGTCATGGCGGCACGATCGACATGCTGCTGACCGACATGGTGATGCCGGGAATGGGCGGCGGCGAGCTGTCGCGCCGGATTCGCGAGCGGCATCCGCAGATGAAGGTGCTGCTGATGTCGGGCTACAGCGAAGAACTCGTGGCCGCCGAGCATGGCGACGTGCCGTTCCTGCCGAAGCCGTTCACGCCGGAAGAGTTGGCGACGAAGGTGCGCGAGGTGTTGGGAGGGTAG